A genomic region of Candidatus Eisenbacteria bacterium contains the following coding sequences:
- the mnmA gene encoding tRNA 2-thiouridine(34) synthase MnmA, with protein sequence MSGGVDSSVAALLLKERGCSVAGVTLKLFCASEHPDLEGDRSCCSLEAIEDAAAVAVRLGTPHHVWDFEEIFRSEVIEPFRSEYLAGRTPNPCVECNRRVRFRALLARVRRAGFSFLATGHYARLVEEEGGPAILRARDREKDQSYVLWGIGAADLFTLAFPLGGLLKKEVRRVAERAGLSVADKEESQDICFLPGGDLAGFLGVQREGEILDREGRRLGTHEGAARYTVGQRKGLGVAGGERLYVTEVDIQKNRVRLGTEGDLYASGLVAGDENLLVSENEVFEGRIEVKIRSRHAAAAASARRGSDGSVVVLFEEPQRAVTPGQSAVFYRGERLLGGAVIRSAVPS encoded by the coding sequence ATGAGCGGCGGCGTCGACAGCTCGGTCGCCGCTTTACTCCTCAAGGAAAGAGGCTGCTCCGTCGCCGGCGTCACGCTGAAGCTCTTCTGTGCGTCGGAGCATCCCGATCTCGAAGGCGACCGCTCCTGCTGCTCGCTCGAAGCGATCGAGGACGCCGCCGCCGTCGCCGTCCGCCTCGGGACCCCGCACCACGTGTGGGATTTCGAGGAGATCTTCCGTTCGGAGGTGATCGAGCCGTTCCGGAGCGAGTACCTCGCCGGCCGCACGCCGAACCCGTGCGTCGAGTGTAATCGGAGGGTCCGCTTCCGCGCCCTCCTCGCCCGGGTGCGAAGGGCGGGGTTTTCGTTTCTCGCGACCGGGCACTACGCGCGCCTCGTTGAGGAGGAAGGCGGGCCGGCGATTCTTCGCGCGCGCGACCGGGAGAAAGACCAGTCGTACGTGCTCTGGGGGATCGGCGCGGCGGATCTATTCACCCTCGCGTTCCCGCTCGGAGGGCTCTTGAAGAAAGAGGTGCGCCGCGTCGCGGAGCGGGCCGGTCTTTCCGTCGCCGACAAGGAGGAGAGCCAGGACATCTGCTTCCTTCCCGGCGGGGACCTCGCCGGCTTCCTCGGTGTTCAGCGCGAGGGAGAGATCCTCGATCGAGAAGGACGGAGGCTCGGGACGCACGAGGGAGCGGCGCGCTATACGGTGGGGCAGCGGAAGGGGCTCGGCGTCGCTGGGGGCGAGCGGCTTTACGTCACGGAGGTTGATATCCAAAAGAACCGCGTCCGCCTCGGGACCGAGGGAGATCTCTACGCGTCCGGACTGGTCGCGGGGGACGAAAACCTTCTCGTCTCCGAGAACGAGGTCTTCGAGGGGAGGATCGAGGTGAAGATCCGCTCCCGGCACGCGGCGGCCGCGGCGTCCGCCCGCCGCGGCTCGGATGGATCGGTCGTGGTCCTGTTCGAGGAGCCGCAGCGCGCGGTGACTCCCGGGCAGTCGGCCGTCTTCTACAGGGGCGAGCGTCTTCTCGGGGGCGCGGTCATACGGAGCGCCGTCCCTTCGTAA
- a CDS encoding PAS domain S-box protein: protein MDREEREPAVTDRTGKESEETMTGGSLSQGDEREAGRLCSRGTSCDDRLRAIFEASADGIALLDPSGAIVEMNRSACRLLGFGSPEEIISTSPSAFDLVVPEERHRVIAEFARTVRDEIVRGVRLRVRRRDGSPFEAEWSGAVQRDKNGRKNGVVFVFRDISDRARAESALTESEETYRSIFRSANDAIFVHDAETGAILDVNEKTVELFGWSADEILALQVVDLSSGEPPYTQEEAKKKVRAAAAGEPQIFEWRSKKKSGEFFWAEVNLKQATIRGKPRILALVRDITDRKRSEEERRRTERLLRDFMDHSPTFFWAKDLRGRLTMANQAVADLFRRSPEELVGLTARDLFPANSKLVAEMEEQDLRVVETGEALSLEESVVLGEAERRVLIWKFPLRDAEGALAGIGAAGLDVTEQRELEERLRQSQKLEAIGTFAGGIAHDFNNIIYSILGFTELAMDHTEKGSRPFRCLEQVREAGARASDLVAQILEFSRTRETERTPLRLQRMIHEALRLAEGSRPPRVEVRTMLDPNCGEVLADPTEIHQVLLNLVANAFHAMGERGGTLAIRLEEYFAGGAGGPRGAGLDHGSYARLTVEDTGHGMDPSTVRRIFEPYFTTKGVGEGTGLGLATVHGIVRAMGGAIFVESEIGRGTRFDVYLPLVSDAPARDRETANDKGEAERGAHTGRG, encoded by the coding sequence ATGGATCGAGAAGAGCGCGAGCCCGCCGTGACCGATCGAACTGGAAAAGAGAGCGAAGAGACGATGACCGGCGGCTCCCTGTCGCAGGGAGACGAGAGAGAAGCGGGGAGGTTGTGCTCGCGAGGCACGTCCTGCGACGACCGCCTCCGCGCGATCTTCGAAGCGTCGGCGGACGGGATCGCTCTTCTCGATCCTTCCGGGGCCATCGTCGAGATGAACCGATCGGCATGCCGGTTGCTCGGCTTCGGCTCGCCCGAGGAGATCATCTCCACCTCCCCCTCTGCGTTCGACCTCGTCGTTCCCGAGGAGAGGCACCGAGTGATCGCGGAGTTCGCGCGGACCGTGAGGGACGAGATCGTGAGGGGCGTCCGGCTTCGGGTTCGGCGGCGCGACGGCTCCCCGTTCGAAGCCGAGTGGAGCGGGGCGGTTCAGAGGGACAAGAACGGCCGGAAGAATGGAGTCGTCTTTGTCTTTCGGGATATCAGCGATCGCGCGCGCGCGGAGAGCGCGCTCACCGAGTCGGAAGAGACGTATCGCTCGATCTTTCGCTCGGCGAACGACGCGATCTTCGTCCACGACGCCGAAACCGGCGCGATTCTCGACGTCAATGAGAAGACCGTCGAGCTTTTCGGTTGGTCCGCCGACGAGATCCTCGCCCTACAGGTCGTCGACCTGAGCTCCGGAGAACCGCCCTACACGCAGGAGGAAGCGAAGAAGAAGGTTCGTGCGGCCGCCGCCGGGGAGCCGCAGATCTTCGAGTGGCGATCCAAGAAGAAGAGCGGGGAGTTCTTCTGGGCGGAAGTGAACCTGAAGCAAGCGACGATCCGGGGGAAGCCCCGGATTCTCGCGCTCGTTCGCGACATCACGGATCGAAAGCGCTCAGAGGAAGAGCGGCGGCGGACGGAAAGGCTGCTCAGGGATTTCATGGACCACTCCCCCACGTTCTTCTGGGCGAAGGATCTCCGCGGAAGGCTCACGATGGCGAACCAGGCGGTCGCGGATCTCTTCCGTCGGAGCCCGGAGGAACTCGTCGGCCTGACGGCGCGGGATCTCTTCCCAGCGAATTCGAAGCTGGTCGCGGAAATGGAAGAACAGGACCTTCGCGTCGTGGAGACCGGAGAAGCCCTCTCGCTCGAGGAGAGCGTTGTTCTCGGAGAAGCGGAGCGCCGCGTCTTGATCTGGAAGTTCCCGCTCCGCGACGCCGAGGGAGCCCTCGCGGGGATCGGCGCGGCGGGGCTGGACGTCACGGAGCAGAGAGAACTCGAGGAGCGGCTCCGGCAGTCGCAGAAGCTGGAGGCGATCGGGACGTTCGCCGGAGGGATCGCTCACGACTTCAACAACATCATCTACTCGATTCTCGGGTTCACCGAGCTCGCGATGGACCATACGGAAAAGGGGAGCCGGCCGTTCCGCTGTCTCGAACAAGTGCGCGAGGCCGGGGCCCGGGCGAGCGACCTCGTCGCGCAGATTCTCGAGTTCAGCAGGACGCGGGAGACGGAGCGAACTCCCTTGCGGCTTCAACGGATGATCCACGAAGCGCTTCGTCTCGCCGAAGGGAGCCGTCCTCCCCGGGTCGAGGTGCGAACGATGCTCGACCCGAATTGCGGCGAAGTGCTCGCCGATCCGACCGAGATCCACCAGGTGCTCCTCAACCTCGTCGCGAACGCTTTCCACGCGATGGGGGAGCGGGGCGGAACGCTGGCGATCCGGCTCGAGGAGTACTTCGCCGGCGGAGCCGGCGGTCCGCGGGGGGCGGGCCTCGATCACGGGAGCTATGCCCGCCTCACGGTCGAGGACACGGGACACGGGATGGACCCCTCGACGGTGCGGCGGATCTTCGAACCTTACTTTACGACGAAAGGAGTGGGCGAGGGGACCGGGCTCGGCCTCGCCACCGTTCACGGAATCGTGCGCGCGATGGGCGGCGCGATCTTCGTCGAGAGCGAGATCGGGCGCGGGACGCGGTTCGATGTCTATCTTCCGCTCGTCTCCGATGCGCCCGCGCGCGATCGGGAGACGGCGAACGACAAAGGGGAGGCGGAACGTGGCGCGCATACTGGTCGTGGATGA
- a CDS encoding tetratricopeptide repeat protein gives MNDRGRRAWIPWVLAGLLAAAGLSCQTQEDVIVYERDVTVDPETKAARLMNSGRQYLDSELYPQAEQAYREVIEIKPDSREANTLLAFAVSRQGRADEALELFKGYTQKFSDDPEGFARLAAVYSDRGDHRAAAGEIDKAVALSPEDPKLYYEKGYYRELIEDWEGAQGAYEKASELDPGNDDYRQRLTVVYKKLGRTEDLYAAQKEMLEKEPTNQRLMLSVAQLSAEKGDYAAARDLFRALSELEPDNTAYLKNYAVVQLLEGDTTAATSTYQEVVKKNPSDADALVRLSDLQASAKIGKYDEALRNVQKGIELDEQNARGWCVWGRILERQAMYEQAKQKFQRASSLGDPIWSEYAKREVVRQDQLIEREKKKKEREEYEKLEEI, from the coding sequence ATGAACGACCGGGGTCGGAGAGCTTGGATCCCGTGGGTATTGGCGGGCCTACTCGCCGCGGCCGGCCTCTCGTGCCAGACCCAAGAGGACGTGATCGTCTACGAGCGGGACGTCACCGTCGATCCGGAGACGAAGGCCGCGCGCCTCATGAACAGCGGGCGCCAGTATCTCGACAGCGAGCTCTATCCGCAAGCCGAGCAGGCGTATCGCGAGGTGATCGAGATCAAGCCCGACTCGCGCGAGGCGAACACGCTGCTCGCCTTCGCCGTCTCCAGGCAGGGAAGGGCCGACGAAGCGCTTGAGCTCTTCAAGGGTTATACGCAAAAGTTTTCGGACGACCCGGAAGGGTTCGCGCGTCTCGCGGCGGTCTACAGCGACAGGGGGGATCACCGGGCGGCCGCCGGAGAGATCGACAAGGCGGTGGCGCTGAGCCCCGAGGATCCGAAGCTCTACTACGAAAAGGGCTACTATCGCGAGCTTATCGAGGACTGGGAAGGGGCGCAGGGCGCGTACGAGAAGGCGTCGGAGCTCGATCCGGGGAACGACGACTATCGCCAGCGGCTCACGGTCGTCTACAAGAAGCTCGGGAGAACGGAGGATCTCTACGCGGCGCAGAAGGAGATGCTCGAGAAGGAGCCGACCAACCAAAGGCTGATGCTCTCCGTCGCGCAGCTCTCCGCCGAGAAGGGGGACTACGCCGCCGCGAGGGATCTCTTCCGGGCGCTCTCCGAGCTCGAACCGGACAACACCGCATACCTCAAGAACTACGCCGTTGTGCAGCTCCTCGAAGGGGACACGACCGCCGCCACCTCCACCTACCAAGAGGTCGTGAAGAAGAACCCGTCCGACGCCGACGCCCTCGTGCGGCTCTCCGACCTCCAGGCTTCCGCGAAGATCGGCAAGTACGACGAGGCGCTCCGGAACGTGCAGAAGGGGATCGAGCTCGACGAGCAGAACGCGCGCGGTTGGTGCGTGTGGGGGAGGATCCTCGAGCGGCAGGCGATGTACGAGCAGGCGAAGCAGAAATTCCAGCGAGCGTCCTCGCTCGGCGACCCGATCTGGTCCGAATACGCGAAGCGAGAGGTCGTGCGTCAGGACCAGCTGATCGAGCGCGAGAAGAAGAAGAAGGAACGGGAAGAGTACGAAAAGCTGGAAGAAATCTAG
- a CDS encoding undecaprenyl-diphosphate phosphatase, which produces MGAAAAALLGLVQGLTEFFPVSSSGHLVLAQALLGLRAEGILLEVMLHVGTSLVVIFYYRSKVADLLRPRFDRETNAYRLAILVGLVPAGVVGILLKNPIEGLFERPGPTLLALGATGLFLLATRFAPEKGRSVTIRIAFLIGVAQAIAILPGISRSGATIAAAFFLGVRRKDAAEFSFLVSVPAILGAALLTARDLPGGEGETAVFLPALLGTAVAMLSGYLALRYLVRVVLGGRIHRFGWYCLALAASGALTLRILSG; this is translated from the coding sequence CCGTTTCGAGCTCGGGGCATTTGGTGCTCGCCCAAGCGCTTCTCGGCCTCCGCGCGGAAGGAATCCTCCTCGAGGTGATGCTTCATGTCGGAACGTCATTGGTCGTCATTTTCTATTATCGAAGCAAAGTCGCCGACCTTCTTCGCCCGCGTTTTGATCGCGAGACGAACGCCTACCGCCTCGCGATTCTCGTCGGTCTCGTTCCGGCGGGCGTCGTCGGCATCCTCCTCAAGAACCCGATCGAAGGGCTCTTCGAGAGGCCGGGCCCGACCCTTCTCGCTCTCGGGGCAACAGGCCTCTTTCTGCTCGCGACCCGCTTCGCCCCCGAGAAGGGGAGAAGCGTCACGATCCGGATCGCCTTTCTCATCGGCGTCGCGCAAGCGATCGCGATCCTCCCGGGGATCTCCCGGTCGGGAGCGACGATCGCGGCGGCTTTCTTCCTCGGCGTTCGCCGGAAGGATGCGGCCGAGTTCTCCTTCCTGGTTTCGGTCCCCGCCATCCTCGGGGCGGCTCTCTTGACCGCGCGGGACCTTCCGGGAGGGGAGGGGGAGACCGCGGTCTTCCTCCCGGCTCTTCTTGGAACCGCGGTCGCGATGCTCTCCGGCTATCTCGCGCTCCGGTACCTGGTTCGGGTCGTGCTCGGGGGCCGGATCCATCGCTTCGGTTGGTACTGCCTCGCCCTGGCCGCGTCGGGCGCGCTCACTCTCCGGATCCTTTCGGGTTGA
- a CDS encoding cysteine desulfurase produces MNRLYVDHNATTPARPEVVEAMTEALARWGGNPSSPYASGREARATLEGARERIAALFGAEASGVVFTGSGTEADNLALSGAARALGRGTVVLSNIEHPAVEEPARLLEEEGFAARRVPVRGDGAVDPDEFAEALVPDARIASLIHGQNETGILQPVREVGRLCRARGVLFHTDAAQTAGKLPIDLREDPFDLVTIVGHKIYGPKGIAALLVREGVPLRPVLVGGGQEKGRRPGTESVALAVGLAVALECAMRTREAEERRILGMRDRFERAIERRLDGVTPLGRGRARIPGTSYLLIEGVSGGAVAEALDRLAIEISTGSACHSGSPEPSPVLLAMGIPRPLALGGIRIGFGLRNTEADVDRLVESLASVVRDLRGKGAP; encoded by the coding sequence ATGAACAGGCTCTATGTCGATCATAACGCCACGACTCCGGCGCGGCCGGAGGTGGTCGAGGCGATGACCGAGGCGCTCGCGCGCTGGGGAGGGAACCCGTCCAGCCCGTACGCGAGCGGAAGAGAGGCGCGGGCGACGCTCGAGGGGGCGCGGGAGCGGATCGCCGCCCTCTTCGGCGCGGAGGCGAGCGGGGTCGTCTTCACGGGGAGCGGCACCGAGGCGGACAACCTCGCGCTCTCCGGCGCAGCGCGCGCGCTCGGCCGCGGGACCGTCGTTCTTTCAAACATCGAACATCCGGCCGTCGAGGAACCGGCGCGCCTTCTCGAGGAGGAAGGATTCGCGGCGCGGCGCGTTCCGGTCCGCGGAGACGGCGCCGTCGATCCGGACGAGTTCGCGGAGGCCCTTGTCCCGGACGCAAGGATCGCCTCGCTCATCCACGGCCAGAACGAGACGGGGATCCTTCAGCCGGTGAGGGAAGTCGGGCGCCTCTGCCGCGCGCGCGGCGTCCTTTTCCACACCGACGCCGCGCAGACCGCGGGGAAGCTCCCGATCGACCTTCGCGAGGACCCGTTCGATCTCGTCACGATCGTCGGTCACAAGATCTACGGCCCGAAAGGAATCGCGGCGCTTCTCGTCCGGGAGGGCGTCCCGCTCCGGCCTGTGCTCGTCGGGGGCGGCCAGGAGAAGGGGAGGCGGCCCGGCACGGAAAGCGTCGCGCTCGCGGTCGGTCTTGCGGTCGCTCTCGAATGCGCGATGCGCACTCGCGAGGCGGAGGAGAGGCGGATCTTGGGGATGCGCGATCGTTTCGAGCGCGCGATCGAAAGGCGCTTGGACGGCGTCACCCCTCTCGGGCGCGGCCGGGCGAGAATCCCCGGCACGAGCTACCTCCTCATCGAGGGGGTCTCGGGGGGCGCGGTCGCGGAAGCGCTCGACCGTCTCGCCATCGAGATCTCGACCGGATCCGCGTGCCACTCCGGATCGCCCGAGCCGTCGCCGGTTCTTCTCGCGATGGGAATCCCGCGCCCCCTCGCGCTCGGCGGGATTCGGATCGGCTTCGGCCTCAGGAACACCGAAGCGGATGTCGATCGTCTTGTCGAGAGCCTCGCCTCCGTCGTGCGGGATCTCCGCGGGAAGGGAGCGCCGTGA
- a CDS encoding response regulator, which produces MRPRAIGRRRTTKGRRNVARILVVDDDEQIRTMLVMTLEEAGYEADEAADGRAAIRKQREKPADLVITDLIMPEKEGLETIMDLRKEWPSTKIIAISGGGRAVPGDYLLHARHLGAARVFRKPIERSELLGAVRELLGEGASLTKGRRSV; this is translated from the coding sequence ATGCGCCCGCGCGCGATCGGGAGACGGCGAACGACAAAGGGGAGGCGGAACGTGGCGCGCATACTGGTCGTGGATGACGACGAGCAGATCCGCACGATGCTCGTCATGACTCTCGAGGAAGCCGGCTACGAGGCGGACGAGGCCGCCGACGGAAGGGCCGCGATTCGCAAGCAGCGGGAGAAACCCGCGGACCTCGTGATCACGGACCTCATCATGCCGGAGAAGGAAGGACTGGAGACGATCATGGACCTCCGGAAGGAGTGGCCTTCGACCAAGATCATCGCGATCTCGGGGGGCGGAAGGGCCGTCCCGGGGGACTACCTCCTCCACGCGAGGCATCTCGGAGCGGCGCGGGTCTTTCGGAAGCCGATCGAGAGAAGCGAGCTGCTCGGGGCGGTCCGCGAGCTTCTCGGCGAAGGAGCGAGCCTTACGAAGGGACGGCGCTCCGTATGA
- a CDS encoding tetratricopeptide repeat protein, whose translation MHSNTRWIAAGALLFLAATAGSKDLGNIEGRPPLEKIDAYLALLGTEEDSAEVLFRLGNAYHDAEMIEEAVDAYRRSLAAGGDFRVFVNMTFVLEGAGRREEADAVYRERIKQTPDDPVLFAYYGDFLSGDENEKTSVSGAMGAYRQALALDERCLEAHFGLGVLFAKTGIYKEAVREWEHVMALSPQHRLAVESRRNIDRVRREQGR comes from the coding sequence ATGCACTCGAACACCCGATGGATCGCGGCGGGCGCGCTCTTGTTTCTTGCGGCGACGGCCGGCTCGAAGGACTTGGGGAACATCGAAGGCCGACCCCCGCTGGAGAAGATCGATGCCTACCTCGCCCTGCTCGGAACGGAGGAGGACTCCGCCGAGGTTCTCTTCCGGCTCGGCAACGCGTACCACGATGCCGAGATGATCGAGGAGGCGGTCGACGCCTACCGGCGCTCGCTCGCGGCGGGAGGCGACTTCCGGGTTTTCGTCAACATGACGTTCGTGCTCGAGGGGGCGGGGCGCCGCGAGGAGGCGGACGCGGTCTACCGGGAGCGGATCAAGCAGACGCCGGACGACCCGGTTCTCTTTGCGTACTACGGCGATTTCCTCTCCGGAGACGAGAACGAGAAGACGTCCGTCTCCGGCGCGATGGGCGCGTACCGCCAGGCGCTCGCCCTGGACGAGCGTTGCTTGGAGGCCCATTTCGGGCTCGGCGTGCTGTTCGCCAAGACGGGCATCTATAAGGAGGCGGTGCGAGAGTGGGAGCACGTGATGGCTCTCTCGCCCCAGCACCGTCTCGCCGTCGAATCCCGCAGGAACATCGACCGGGTGAGGCGTGAGCAGGGGCGTTGA
- a CDS encoding molybdenum cofactor guanylyltransferase: protein MSEPANAHLESRPILGGILIGGRSVRMGRPKHLFRWNGRSFLEHVVEAMRPHAQEIVLLGEGEIPPECAGLARLSDAAGAEGPIAGILSALRSNPEAAWVIAPCDLPLLTARAVGWLLEERSPERWVVLPVNAAGRAEPLAAVYEPEAAALVERAIRSGRSAPRVLAEDRRVHTPLIPPKLARAFRDIDTPEDLAALG from the coding sequence TTGAGCGAACCCGCGAACGCGCACCTCGAGTCGAGACCGATCCTCGGGGGCATTCTGATCGGCGGGCGAAGCGTCCGCATGGGCCGCCCGAAGCATCTCTTTCGATGGAACGGGCGCTCGTTCCTCGAGCACGTCGTCGAGGCAATGAGGCCGCACGCGCAGGAGATCGTTCTCCTCGGCGAGGGGGAGATCCCTCCCGAGTGCGCGGGGCTCGCGCGTCTTTCGGATGCGGCCGGCGCCGAGGGTCCGATCGCGGGGATCCTCTCCGCGCTCCGCTCGAACCCCGAGGCCGCGTGGGTGATCGCTCCTTGCGATCTCCCTCTCCTCACCGCGCGCGCGGTCGGATGGCTCCTCGAAGAGAGAAGCCCCGAACGATGGGTGGTTCTTCCCGTGAACGCGGCCGGACGGGCCGAACCGCTCGCGGCGGTCTACGAACCGGAGGCGGCGGCGCTCGTCGAGCGCGCGATCCGCTCCGGACGCTCGGCGCCGCGCGTGCTCGCCGAGGATCGGCGCGTGCACACGCCCCTCATCCCCCCCAAGCTCGCGCGCGCGTTCCGCGACATCGACACGCCCGAGGATCTCGCCGCGCTCGGGTGA
- a CDS encoding dehydrogenase — translation MARVRNWQIGREMSYWYPESRPKKQFAAVFDINKCIACQTCTLACKTTWTSGKGQEYMLWNNVESKPYGFYPLAWDVRLLEALGRQTWEGRTYAGRTIFEAAPAGERALGWRPDDLDYASPNVGEDDCAGMIENGADLSVPHAAWFYYLARICNHCTYPACLASCPRGSIYKRPEDGIVLVDQSRCRGYRECVKACPYKKVFYNPMTGTSEKCIACFPKIETGEQPQCFVSCIGKIRMAGWISAPEAAREENPIDYLVHMRRIALPLFPQLGLESNVYYIPPVHVPLPFLEQMFGPGAGAAVETYRAAASDSDLAGLLCLFGSSPRVMPRWKRSGSFVLGLDEDGREIVRVPLREPVHVRAAFDAARGVARTNVP, via the coding sequence ATGGCGCGCGTTCGGAATTGGCAGATCGGGAGGGAGATGTCCTACTGGTATCCCGAGTCGCGCCCGAAGAAGCAGTTCGCGGCTGTTTTCGACATCAACAAATGCATCGCGTGCCAGACGTGCACGCTCGCCTGCAAGACGACCTGGACCTCGGGGAAGGGCCAGGAGTACATGCTCTGGAACAACGTCGAGTCGAAGCCGTACGGGTTCTATCCGCTCGCCTGGGACGTCCGGCTTCTCGAGGCGCTCGGCCGGCAAACGTGGGAAGGTCGGACGTACGCCGGGCGCACGATCTTCGAGGCAGCGCCGGCGGGGGAACGGGCGCTCGGATGGAGGCCGGACGATCTCGACTACGCGAGCCCCAACGTCGGCGAGGACGATTGCGCGGGGATGATCGAGAACGGCGCCGATCTCTCCGTTCCGCACGCGGCGTGGTTCTACTACCTCGCGCGCATCTGCAACCACTGCACCTACCCCGCATGTCTCGCCTCCTGCCCGCGCGGATCGATCTACAAACGCCCCGAGGACGGGATCGTGCTCGTTGATCAAAGCCGATGCCGCGGATACCGGGAGTGCGTGAAGGCGTGCCCGTACAAGAAGGTCTTCTACAATCCGATGACGGGAACCTCGGAAAAGTGCATCGCGTGCTTTCCGAAGATCGAGACCGGGGAGCAGCCGCAGTGCTTCGTGAGCTGCATCGGAAAGATCCGGATGGCCGGATGGATCTCGGCCCCCGAGGCCGCGCGCGAGGAGAATCCGATCGACTATCTCGTTCATATGCGAAGAATCGCGCTCCCGCTCTTTCCGCAACTCGGGCTCGAATCGAACGTGTACTACATCCCGCCGGTACACGTGCCTCTTCCGTTCCTCGAGCAGATGTTCGGACCCGGCGCGGGAGCGGCGGTCGAAACCTACCGCGCCGCGGCGAGCGATTCCGACCTCGCCGGGCTTCTCTGTCTCTTCGGCTCGAGCCCGCGAGTGATGCCGAGATGGAAACGGTCGGGGAGCTTCGTGCTCGGGCTCGACGAAGACGGGCGCGAGATCGTCCGCGTGCCGCTCCGCGAGCCGGTTCACGTGCGGGCCGCCTTCGACGCAGCGCGCGGCGTCGCGCGCACGAACGTGCCGTAG
- a CDS encoding molecular chaperone TorD family protein, with protein MNGTHDSKRALLNAAAWRLASALFERPKRGWSEEIASLAGEIDDPDLRRAAREAEGATEGLYLALLGPGGPVSPREIAYRPLEDPACVLADLTAAYEAFAYKPAAEDPIDHIAVEAGFAGYLTLKASYARALSDEEAASVTEEALAGFLREHLDPFARSLAERLAGSGTYLEKAARALAARAARERPVAPDAERSPRP; from the coding sequence GTGAACGGGACGCATGATTCGAAACGCGCCCTCCTCAACGCGGCCGCCTGGCGCCTCGCGTCGGCTCTCTTCGAGCGACCGAAGCGAGGTTGGAGCGAGGAAATCGCATCGCTCGCGGGGGAGATCGACGACCCCGATCTTCGACGAGCGGCGCGCGAAGCGGAGGGAGCGACCGAGGGTCTCTACCTCGCGCTCCTCGGACCGGGCGGTCCGGTCTCGCCGCGAGAGATCGCCTATCGGCCGCTTGAGGACCCGGCGTGTGTTCTCGCGGATCTCACCGCCGCGTACGAAGCGTTCGCGTACAAGCCGGCGGCGGAGGATCCGATCGATCACATCGCGGTGGAGGCCGGGTTCGCCGGTTACTTAACTCTAAAAGCATCGTACGCCCGCGCGCTCTCCGACGAGGAAGCGGCTTCCGTGACGGAAGAAGCGCTCGCGGGATTCCTGCGGGAGCATCTCGATCCCTTCGCGCGCTCCCTCGCCGAGCGCCTCGCCGGGAGCGGAACGTATCTCGAGAAGGCCGCGCGGGCGCTCGCCGCGCGCGCCGCGCGGGAGCGTCCCGTGGCGCCGGACGCCGAGAGGAGTCCCCGCCCTTGA